The segment GGCGTCGCCCTCCTGGCTCTCGCCCGGGAAGGCCAGCCGGTCCGCGAACGCCTGGCACGCACCCAGTTTCGCGCCGGCGACGTACTGCTGCTCCAGGGCAATGAGGAGGAGCTCACCGACGCCGTCGCCGAAATGGGTTGCCTGCCGCTCGCCGAGCGGCGGCTGACGGTCGGCAAACCGCGCGCCGTGCTGATCCCCATCCTAATCTTCACGGCCTCCGTTCTGTCGACCGTGATGGGTTGGACGCCGGTCCATGTGTCATTCGCCGCCGCCGTGGTGGCGCTGATCCTGCTCAACCGGATCAGCGCCAACGAGGCCTACCAGACGATCGAATGGCCGGTCATCGTGCTGCTTGGGGCGATGATCCCACTGGGCAATGCGCTCCAGTTCACCGGCGGCACCCAGCTGATTGCCGAAAGCATCGTCGGCCTGTCCGGCAGCATCCCCATCTGGGCGGTGCTGACCATCGTGCTGGTCGTGACCATGACCCTGTCGGACCTGATGAACAACGCCGCCACGGCCATCGTCATGGCGCCGATCTCGGTCGCGATCGCGAACCAGCTCGGGGTCAATGCCGACCCGTTCCTGATGGCGGTCGCCATCGGCGCTTCCTGCGCCTTCCTGACCCCGATCGGGCATCAGAACAACGTGCTGGTGATGGGCCCGGGCGGCTACCGCTTCGGCGACTACTGGCGCATGGGCCTGCCGCTTGAGATCATCATCGTCGCCACGTCGGTACCGCTGATCCTAATCTTCTGGCCGCTTTAGCTCTGTAAAATCGTGATGCGCGGACTTGATCCGCGCATCTTGTCCCCGCCGAAGAAGAGATACCCGGGCCAAGCCCGGGTATGACGTTTAAGATCTTGGCGTACGGTCGGCTCGCCGTGTTCGTGACAGGCCGTGACTATTCCCCCTAAACTCAACATCGGAGGGAACAGCATGCAAACCATCGACATCAGCCCGGAAGAAATGGCGCCGCACATCGCACGCTTCAATGAACAGGAATCCCAGTCGGCGCATTATGCCGCGGACACCGGCATCCCGCGCGAAGCCTATGAGATCATGGCGGCCGAAACGCTCTACCTGATGATGGCGCCCGAGAACCAGGGCGGGCCGATGGCCCAGAGGCCCGCCGTCAGCGGCGACAGCGGCACGAGCGTGATCATCGCGCGCTGCCCGCCGGGCGACAAACCCTTGCTGCACGCCCATCACTTCACCGTCGAGAGCTTCATGTGCCTGACCGGCAAGTTCCGAATCCGCTGGGGCAGCGCGGGCGAACAGGAGATCGACCTGGAGCCCCATGACATGATCGCCGTACCTCCGGGCGTGGACCGGCAGTTCGAGAACATCACCGACGAAGAGGCGCTGCTGCTGGTGATCATCAACGGCGAAGGCGATGAGGATTTCTCGGACATCTCGATGCCGCCGGGCGAGACAGACTTCATGCGCGAAAAATTCGGTCAGGACGTCCTCGACGCCTACGCGAAGATCGGCACCGCCTGGCGCCACGCCGACGGCAGCATCAGCGGCCCGCAGGTGCCCGCCCCCATCGAGATTTCGGATGCACAGATGGCGACACGCATCGCGCGCATTGCGGACATGCAGCCGCTGTCGGCCACGTCGGGGGATTCCATCGGCGTGCCGCGTGAGGCGCGCGAGATGGTCGCGGCGAAGAACCTCTATCTGCTGATGGCGCCCGAGAATCAGGGCGGCCCCATGGCACATCACGCGGCGATCCAGGGTCCGGACAATATCAGTGTGCTGATCGCCGATTGCCCGCCGGGCGACCGCCCTCTGCTGCATGCCCATCACCACACGGTCGAGACCTTCATGTGCCTGACCGGTCGTTTTCGCATTCGCTGGGGCGAAGAGGGCCAGGACCATATCGACCTCGACCCCTACGACATGATCGCCGTGCCGCCCGGCGTCGATCGCCAGTTCGAGAATATCTCGGACGACGACGCGCGGCTGCTGGTGGTGATCACCGGCAGATCGCGCGAGGACTACAACGACATCTCGTTGCCACCACAATCGACGGCGATCATCCGCGAGCGCTTCGGTCAGGACGTCATCGACGCGTATGGCCAGAACGGGGTGACGGTCCGGGAGGGGTAGTATGACGGTCATACGCGGACTTGATCCGCGTATCTCGGCACCACCTGATGTGAGATGCCCGGATCAAGTCCGGACATGACGATTTAAGGTGAAGGGGCGGGTTTGAATCCCGCCCGAAACCGAGTCTCTAAATCAAATCCTCGAGGGTGCGCTGCTGCTCGGGCTTCCAGCCGACCAGCACCCCCGCACCGGTCTCGATCACCGGGCGCTTGATCAGGGTCGGGTTCTCCGCCATCAGCTGCAGGCCGATATCCTCGGTGACGTTGTCGCGGATGACCTGATCGAGGTTCCGCCAGGTGGTGCTGCCGCGGTTGAGCAGGACTTCCCATCCCACTTCCATCGCCCATTCGGTGAGCTTGTCGCTGTCGACACCGTCGGCGCGGACGTCGAGGAAACGGTGTGGCGTCTCGCGACGCTCCAGCCATTTCAATGCCTTCTTGGTCGTGTCGCAGCTCTTCAGGCCGTAGACCGTCAGCATATCGGCGTCCTCTCGTAAATACGGGTTTGGTGGTTTGGCGCGCTCGACGGGGCGCGCTAACCTGTCGTGTAACACGCGGATATAGGAATATCCGAGTCCCGGACAAGTCATCGAAATGTCAGATAGCACTCAAACACATATCAGACCCGCCGCAATCGCGGGGACGTTCTACCCCGCCGAGCCCGACGCGCTCACGCGCATGGTCGATGCCTGCATGGCCGGCGCACGGGACAACGGGCTGGCGCCCAAGGCGCTGATCGCGCCCCATGCGGGCTATATCTATTCCGGGCCCATCGCGGCCAGCGCCTACCAAACCGTCGCCGACCGGGCGGGCGAGATCAGCCGGGTCGTGCTGCTCGGCCCGCCCCACAAGGTGGCGGTGCGAAAATTCTGCGTGCCGTCCGCGCATGCATTCCGCACGCCGCTGGGAGATGTGCCCATCGATTCGGCCGGCATCGCGACGGCCCTGACGGTGCCGGGTGTCGAGCAATCGGACATCCCCCATGCCGAGGAACACAGCCTGGAGATCCACCTGCCCTTCCTGCAGCGGGTGCTCGGGGATTTCACACTGGTCCCGGTGATCGTCGGCGGGCCATCACCCGACGAGACCGACGCGCTGCTCAAGGCGCTGTGGGGCGGCCCGGAGACCCTTGTGCTGATCAGCTCGGACCTCAGCCACTACCACGACTATGACGCGGCCAACCGGCTCGATCAGGGATTCCGGCGGTCCATCGAGACACTCAGCCCCGACAAGATCGAGGACGAACAGGCCTGCGGGCGGTTCCCGGTCAAGGGTCTGCTCGCGCGCGCCCACGCGCTCGACCTGCGGGTCACGACGCTGGACGTCCGCAATTCCGGCGACACCGGCGGGCGCGACCATCGCGACCGCGTGGTTGGGTATGGCGCCTGGGCGCTGGAATACGCGTCCACCGCCCGCCTGCCCGACGACGACCGGGCCATGCTGATCGATGGCACGAAACGCTCCATCGCCAACGGGCTGCGCACCGGGCGCCCGGCCGAGGTGCAGCATGGCAGCTTTTCGCCGGCACTGGAGACCTACCGCGCCGCCTTCGTGACGCTGACGCTCAATGAAAGGTTGCGCGGCTGCGTCGGCAGCATCCTGCCGCACCGCTCGCTGATCGCCGACGTGGCCGGGAACGGTTACAAGGCGGCCTTCGGCGACCCGCGATTTCCGAAGCTGACAGCCGAGGAAGCCGCGATGATGGATGTCTCGGTCTCGATCCTGTCCCACCCGCGACCGATCGCGTTTGCCTCCGAGGCCGAGGCGGTCGACGCGCTCCAGCCCGATGTCGACGGGGTGATCCTGCAGGCAACGGACGCGGACGGGCACACGCGACGCGGCTTGTTCCTGCCCCAGGTCTGGGCGCAGGTGCCCGCGGCGGATCAGTTCCTGCGCCACCTGAAGGCCAAGGCAGGACTGCCGCAGGACCATTGGGACGATTCGATCCGCCTGTGGCGCTACACCACCGAGACGTTCCACTAGTATCCAAAAGAACATGTCATGACCGGACTTGATCCGCGTATCTCGAGACACCCTCATGGTTCGCTTGTCGTCGTATGGGGGTGAACGGACGGGTCGCAGACCCGCCCCTACATTGTGCTGCGGTGTTCCGTAGGAGCGGGTTTCAAACCCGCCCGTAAGCCACAGCACGTCCGGGCATGACGCTATGATTGGTTGCCCGAACACGGATCACACCGCTAGGATTCCACCTCAATTCAGGCTGGGGGCCTTCATATGAGTGACGTGACGGAAGCACGCAACCGCCGCAAGGTGATCGCCGCCGGTATCACCGGCAATGTTCTGGAATGGTACGACTTTGCGGTTTACGGCTTCTACGCGCCGATCATCGGCCGGCTGTTCTTCCCCTCCGACGACCCGACCGTCTCGCTGATCGCCTCCTTCGGCGCGTTCGCCGCCGGGTTCATGATGCGCCCGATCGGCGGTTTCGTGTTCGGCTATATCGGCGACAAGATCGGCCGCAAACGCGCGCTCGTGCTGTCCGTCATGCTGATGGCGATCCCCACCGGCGTGATCGGCATCCTGCCCGACCACGCCACCATTGGTGTCGCCGCGGCCTTCCTCATGGTGGCGATGCGCATGCTCCAGGGCCTGTCGGTCGGCGGCGAATACACCGGCTCGATCGTCTATCTGGCCGAGCATTCCCCGACCCGTCGCCGCGGCTTCTTCACCAGCTGGACGCTATTCGGCGCGGTCGGCGGCATCCTGCTCGGCTCGGGCGTCAGCGCGCTGGTCAGCGAATTCATGTCGGCCGAAGACGTCTCGGCCTGGGGCTGGCGCCTGCCGTTTTTGGGCGGCATCCTGGTCGGCGTGGTCGGCCTGGTGATCCGCCGTCACCTGCCGGACATGCCCGAGGACGACGCGGCCGACAAACCGAAGAACCCGGTCATCGAGGCGCTGACAACCCAGTGGCAGGCCATGCTCAAGGTCATCGGCTTCAACATCATCAACGCCGTCGGCTTCTACATGATGTTCGTCTATGTGGTGACCTGGCTGATCAAGCAGGTGAAGGAGCCGCGCTCCGACGCGCTCGACATCAACACCATCTCCATGGCTGTTCTGCTGGTGCTGATCCCGCTGTTCGGCGCCTTGTCCGACCGGATCGGCCGCAAGCCGCTGCTGATGTTCGGCGCGGGCGGTATCGCCCTTCTCGGCTACCCGCTGATCTGGCTGATGCACCATCCGGACTTCGAGATGATCCTCGCCGGACAACTCGGCTTCGCGGTGCTGATCGGCGCCTATTTCGGCGGC is part of the Alphaproteobacteria bacterium genome and harbors:
- a CDS encoding cupin domain-containing protein; its protein translation is MQTIDISPEEMAPHIARFNEQESQSAHYAADTGIPREAYEIMAAETLYLMMAPENQGGPMAQRPAVSGDSGTSVIIARCPPGDKPLLHAHHFTVESFMCLTGKFRIRWGSAGEQEIDLEPHDMIAVPPGVDRQFENITDEEALLLVIINGEGDEDFSDISMPPGETDFMREKFGQDVLDAYAKIGTAWRHADGSISGPQVPAPIEISDAQMATRIARIADMQPLSATSGDSIGVPREAREMVAAKNLYLLMAPENQGGPMAHHAAIQGPDNISVLIADCPPGDRPLLHAHHHTVETFMCLTGRFRIRWGEEGQDHIDLDPYDMIAVPPGVDRQFENISDDDARLLVVITGRSREDYNDISLPPQSTAIIRERFGQDVIDAYGQNGVTVREG
- a CDS encoding Spx/MgsR family RNA polymerase-binding regulatory protein — protein: MLTVYGLKSCDTTKKALKWLERRETPHRFLDVRADGVDSDKLTEWAMEVGWEVLLNRGSTTWRNLDQVIRDNVTEDIGLQLMAENPTLIKRPVIETGAGVLVGWKPEQQRTLEDLI
- the amrB gene encoding AmmeMemoRadiSam system protein B; amino-acid sequence: MSDSTQTHIRPAAIAGTFYPAEPDALTRMVDACMAGARDNGLAPKALIAPHAGYIYSGPIAASAYQTVADRAGEISRVVLLGPPHKVAVRKFCVPSAHAFRTPLGDVPIDSAGIATALTVPGVEQSDIPHAEEHSLEIHLPFLQRVLGDFTLVPVIVGGPSPDETDALLKALWGGPETLVLISSDLSHYHDYDAANRLDQGFRRSIETLSPDKIEDEQACGRFPVKGLLARAHALDLRVTTLDVRNSGDTGGRDHRDRVVGYGAWALEYASTARLPDDDRAMLIDGTKRSIANGLRTGRPAEVQHGSFSPALETYRAAFVTLTLNERLRGCVGSILPHRSLIADVAGNGYKAAFGDPRFPKLTAEEAAMMDVSVSILSHPRPIAFASEAEAVDALQPDVDGVILQATDADGHTRRGLFLPQVWAQVPAADQFLRHLKAKAGLPQDHWDDSIRLWRYTTETFH
- a CDS encoding MFS transporter, with translation MSDVTEARNRRKVIAAGITGNVLEWYDFAVYGFYAPIIGRLFFPSDDPTVSLIASFGAFAAGFMMRPIGGFVFGYIGDKIGRKRALVLSVMLMAIPTGVIGILPDHATIGVAAAFLMVAMRMLQGLSVGGEYTGSIVYLAEHSPTRRRGFFTSWTLFGAVGGILLGSGVSALVSEFMSAEDVSAWGWRLPFLGGILVGVVGLVIRRHLPDMPEDDAADKPKNPVIEALTTQWQAMLKVIGFNIINAVGFYMMFVYVVTWLIKQVKEPRSDALDINTISMAVLLVLIPLFGALSDRIGRKPLLMFGAGGIALLGYPLIWLMHHPDFEMILAGQLGFAVLIGAYFGGAPAALTEMFPRRVRVSALSVGYNVGLAIFGGTTPLVATWLIARSHNDLSIAWYLIACAVVSFAVVLTLKETAGKPLPD